One Ranitomeya imitator isolate aRanImi1 chromosome 1, aRanImi1.pri, whole genome shotgun sequence DNA window includes the following coding sequences:
- the LOC138657416 gene encoding zinc finger protein 665-like — protein MTPRMDEDRDETTRRLFHFALEIISLLSGEDYTIVRKTPGDGVTPIIHLQESGGRSPGPITDPPPQSLLHERNKKILELSNKMIELLSGEVPIRCQNVAVYLSMEEWEYLEGHQDRYQDVMMEELRPLTPRDGSRRINPPERCPRPLYPQDCPEENHNIPEDHQGEDLIDIQVEVIHGAQEAIAIWAGQQDGSRRRNPPERCPRPLCPQDCPEENHNIPEDHQEEDPTKNKVKEETEEEAMTRGDQPCVRDGKEEIPGDVSTVNPCGINGLSLNCIKEDIRKHSNGENLFTLHGPPGLHSTSLCNNPPNHEESSLDQYRIITTISGAKVDTRFQCDQQIIRSSDFLTQRKHKGEKPYSCLECGKCFTKKSKFVRHERSHTGEKPFSCSECGKCFLYKSQVAVHKRTHTGEKPFSCSECGKAFILKGNLISHQRIHTGEKKPFSCSICEKAFTYKGYLIKHQRIHTGELPFSCSECGKCFLKKSQVAVHERTHTGEKPFSCSECGKSFTGKGCLISHQRIHTGEKPFSCSVCGKSFREKGTLITHQRIHTGEKPFSCSECGEAFTYKGSLIKHQRIHTGENPFSCSECGKFFKEKWSVIKHQRIHTGVKPFSCSECGKAFKGNGELIRHQRIHTGEKPFSCSECGKAFKGNGELIRHQRIHIGEKPFSCSECGKSFKEKKSLIIHQRIHTGEKPYSCSQCGKSFTGKACLISHQRIHTEEKPFSCSVCGKSFREKGTFITHQRIHTGEKPFSCSECGKSFKEKKSLIIHQRIHTGEKPYSCSQCGKSFTGKACLISHQRIHTGEKPFSCSVCGKCFRDKSHLVRHQRIHTGEKPVYNVECALQKNQVL, from the exons atgaccccgaggatggacgaggacagggatgagaccaccagaagattattccacttcgccctggagatcatctccctgctgagcggagag gattacacaatagtgaggaagacaccgggggacggtgtgactcccatcatccatctccaggagtcaggagggcggagcccggGCCCCATCACAGACCCTCCCCCGCAGtccctgctacatgagaggaacaagaagatcctggagctcagcaacaagatgattgagctgctgagcggagag gttcctataaggtgtcagaacgtcgctgtctatctctccatggaggagtgggagtatctagaaggacaccaggatcggtaccaggatgtgatgatggaggagctccggcctcttaCACCACGAG atggatccaggaggataaatccaccagagagatgtccccgtcctctgtatccccaggactgtccggaggagaatcacaacatcccggaggatcatcag ggtgaagatctgattGATATTCAGGTTGAGGTTATACATGGAGCACAAGAGGCGATCGCAATATGGGCCGGTCAGCAGG atggatccaggaggagaaatccaccagagagatgtccccgtcctctgtgtccccaggactgtccagaggagaatcacaacatcccggaggatcatcag gaggaagatccgactaagaataaagtgaaggaagagacagaagaagAAGCGATGACGAGGGGGGATCAGCCGTGTGTGAGGGACGGGAAGGAGGAGATTCCGGGAGATGTTTCCACAG TAAATCCTTGTGGTATTAATGGTTTATCACTAAATTGTATAAAAGAAGATATCAGGAAGCACTCTAATGGAGAAAACCTCTTTACCCTTCATGGACCTCCTGGACTTCACAGCACTTCACTTTGTAATAATCCTCCTAATCATGAGGAATCCTCTCTTGACCAATATCGCATTATTACCACAATTTCAGGAGCCAAAGTGGATACAAGATTTCAGTGTGACCAGCAAATTATTAGAAGCTCAGATTTTTTAACACAAAGAAAACACAAAGGAGAAAAACCATactcctgtttagaatgtgggaaatgctttacaaagaaatcaaaatttgttagacatgagagaagtcacacaggagaaaagccattttcatgttcagaatgtgggaaatgttttttatataaATCACAAGTTGCTGTGCataagagaactcacacaggagagaagccattttcatgttcagaatgtgggaaggccTTCATATTAAAAGGGAATCTTAtttcacatcagagaattcacacaggagaaaagaagccattttcatgttcaataTGTGAGAAGGCCTTCACATATAAAGGGTatcttattaaacatcagagaattcacacaggagagttgccattttcatgttcagaatgtgggaaatgttttttaaagAAATCACAAGTTGCTGTGcatgagagaactcacacaggagagaagccattttcatgttcagaatgtgggaaatccttCACAGGTAAAGGGTGTCTTAtttcacatcagagaattcacacaggagaaaaaccaTTTTCATGCTCAGTATGTGGGAAGTCCTTCAGGGAAAAAGGGACTTtgattacacatcagagaattcacacaggagagaagccattttcatgttcagaatgtggggagGCCTTCACATATAAAGGAagtcttattaaacatcagagaattcacacaggagagaatcctttttcatgttcagaatgtgggaagttctTCAAAGAAAAATGGAGTgttattaaacatcagagaattcacacaggagtgaagccattttcatgttcagaatgtgggaaggccTTCAAAGGGAATGGGGAACTTATTAGACATCaaagaattcatacaggagagaagccattttcatgttcagaatgtgggaaggccTTCAAAGGGAATGGGGaacttattagacatcagagaattcacataggagaaaagccattttcatgttcagaatgtgggaagtcctTCAAAGAAAAAAAGAGTcttattatacatcagagaattcacacaggagagaagccatattcatgttcacaatgtgggaaatcCTTCACAGGTAAAGCGTGTCTTAtttcacatcagagaattcacacagaagAAAAACCATTTTCATGCTCAGTATGTGGGAAGTCCTTCAGAGAAAAAGGGACTTtcattacacatcagagaattcacacaggagagaagccattttcatgttcagaatgtgggaagtcctTCAAAGAAAAAAAGAGTcttattatacatcagagaattcacacaggagagaagccatattcatgttcacaatgtgggaaatcCTTCACAGGTAAAGCGTGTCTTAtttcacatcagagaattcacacaggagaaaaaccattttcatgctcagtatgtgggaaatgttttagagataaatcacatcttgttagacatcaaagaattcacacaggagagaaacctgtTTACAATGTGGAATGTGCTTTACAAAAAAATCAGGTCTTGTGA